The following are encoded together in the Manduca sexta isolate Smith_Timp_Sample1 chromosome 22, JHU_Msex_v1.0, whole genome shotgun sequence genome:
- the LOC115448635 gene encoding LOW QUALITY PROTEIN: uncharacterized protein LOC115448635 (The sequence of the model RefSeq protein was modified relative to this genomic sequence to represent the inferred CDS: deleted 1 base in 1 codon): MKPGKSEGVKEEIAEVHSSGRSPSPKQKNKQRSRSRSGSRKLSNGHAVDPEPSETKPSQDEIDKSKRDSWIKSEHESLDTELPIHDQIKQGILGFVEKEIKKSDKNPSFVFYSHDPNGLEEKFMKTLSRPSSGHKEKRSPSYRKKKRHSSKHRDRDLHDFDIPGSSLSALEKVDDYLKEYNKDEVVTLSGELEIEANDVENNNGTCKDLRYKPRKTRRKTRDERQDANANGRDVSPKVFKSGSKSKQGSKPVRPSDLSAMLESLESSMPYHDQYIDNPFSSPSPLTSPNDERLDPFRGRRPEKIYLQGGGTFTAVSRDRILESQQSRDGDKYLRLGDFTPLDVALALQKAWRCCAPACHGVLGGLSLMHLLLISYSDGLDAGHLSFHAVVTMPYVAAYYFFCVMCLLSVLDRLDVTSLDLTRGFQPYFQPVVLVILYMACLLVCTAARMYDELMVYQYTPLVFNVTANVTTPPIPTFYHTWTHFSIWRAVLSILGLVYFIISSPQDLVYNNLSKLLQFKHSLQSIG, encoded by the exons ATGAAGCCGGGTAAGAGTGAGGGAGTAAAGGAGGAGATAGCTGAAGTGCATTCGAGTGGTCGCTCCCCATCTCCAAAGCAGAAAAACAAGCAAAGATCGCGAAGTCGCTCAGGTTCGCGAAAGCTATCAAACGGACATGCCGTGGACCCCGAACCTTCAGAGACAAAACCATCGCAGGATGAAATCGACAAATCCAAACGAGACAGCTGGATAAAGTCGGAACATGAGTCTTTGGACACGGAGCTACCCATCCATGACCAAATCAAACAAGGAATTCTGGGTTTTGTTGAGAAAGAAATTAAGAAGTCAGATAAGAATCCCTCTTTTGTTTTCTATTCCCATGATCCTAACGGTCTTGAGGAGAAGTTTATGAAGACGTTGTCCAGACCATCTAGCGGACATAAAGAGAAAAGGAGTCCATCATATAGGAAGAAGAAACGGCATTCGTCAAAGCACAGGGATAGAGATTTGCATGATTTTGACATACCAGGCTCCAGTCTCAGTGCGTTGGAGAAG GTGGATGATTACCTGAAAGAGTACAATAAAGACGAAGTGGTAACACTTAGTGGTGAGTTAGAGATAGAAGCAAATGATGTTGAGAACAATAACGGAACTTGCAAGGACCTTCGTTACAAACCACGCAAGACTAGACGAAAAACCAGAGATGAGAGACAAGATGCCAATGCTAATGGCAGAGATGTCAGCCCTAAAGTGTTCAAGAGTGGGAGTAAGAGTAAACAGGGGAGTAAACCAG tcCGGCCATCAGATCTCTCTGCCATGCTTGAAAGTTTGGAATCCAGTATGCCATACCATGATCAGTACATTGACAATCCATTCTCATCACCCTCACCACTCACATCACCAAATGATGAGCGACTGGACCCATTTAGAGGACGGAGACCAGAGAAAATTTACTTACAAGGCGGTGGGACCTTCACAGCTGTGTCAAGAGATAGGATATTGGAGTCTCAACAAAGTAGGGATGGGGATAAATATTTAAG GTTAGGAGACTTCACTCCGTTAGATGTGGCTTTAGCTCTCCAGAAAGCGTGGCGATGCTGCGCGCCAGCATGCCATGGAGTTCTTGGAGGGCTGTCCCTGATGCATCTCCTACTGATCAGCTACTCAGATGGGCTGGATGCTGGTCATCTATCCTTTCATGCTGTGGTCACCATGCCTTATGTAGCAgcatattatttcttttgcgTTATGTGTCTGCTGTCTGTTCTGGATAG GCTGGATGTCACGAGTCTAGACTTGACACGCGGTTTTCAGCCGTATTTCCAGCCGGTGGTG TTGGTTATCCTCTACATGGCATGCCTGCTGGTGTGCACAGCGGCACGCATGTACGATGAGCTGATGGTCTATCAATACACTCCTCTAGTCTTCAACGTCACAGCTAATGTTACTact ccaCCAATACCAACCTTCTACCACACATGGACACACTTTTCAATATGGCGCGCGGTTCTTTCGATCCTCGGTCTGGTGTACTTCATAATATCCAGCCCCCAAGACCTGGTGTACAATAACCTGAGCAAACTGCTGCAGTTCAAGCATTCCTTGCAAAGTATTGGATGA